The following are encoded together in the Gemmatimonadaceae bacterium genome:
- a CDS encoding zinc dependent phospholipase C family protein, giving the protein MTLGRAAAMATIAAFLLVAWPHTAFAWTPGTHVFLGDAVLRSLQLLPGSVADLLRGFPYDFLYGSIAADTSIAKKYAPAGRHCHSWEVGFDIHEAARDEPLRAFALGYLAHLAADAVAHNYFVPMQLTVTSSTSSIGHSYWESRFETHLGERYSRRARDLILLDHSTSDALLDGILSPTLFSTPTNRRIFRGMVHVADSESWQRIFQLMAENSRWDLRDAEVGGYMERSFDFIVDLMRRLDHSEPYRHDPSGEERLRRAKRVRRQALRDGGEDAVREQAHQHFGLPAPGLDYAKGLPVPVYDPSRAASS; this is encoded by the coding sequence ATGACGCTGGGCCGGGCCGCGGCGATGGCCACCATCGCCGCGTTCTTGCTGGTCGCCTGGCCGCACACCGCCTTTGCCTGGACCCCGGGCACCCACGTCTTCCTGGGCGACGCCGTCCTGCGCTCGCTCCAGCTGCTCCCGGGCAGCGTGGCCGACCTGCTCCGCGGCTTTCCATATGATTTTTTATATGGGTCGATCGCCGCCGACACGAGCATCGCCAAGAAGTACGCCCCGGCCGGCCGGCACTGCCATTCGTGGGAAGTGGGCTTCGACATTCACGAGGCGGCGCGCGACGAGCCGCTCCGGGCCTTCGCCCTTGGATATCTCGCCCATCTCGCCGCGGACGCCGTCGCCCACAACTATTTCGTGCCGATGCAGCTCACGGTGACGTCCTCCACATCGTCGATCGGCCACAGCTATTGGGAGAGCCGCTTCGAGACCCACCTGGGGGAACGCTACAGCCGGCGGGCGCGCGATCTGATATTGCTCGACCATTCGACATCCGACGCCCTGCTCGACGGGATCCTGAGCCCGACCCTGTTCAGCACGCCGACCAACCGGCGCATCTTTCGCGGGATGGTGCACGTGGCCGATTCGGAGTCGTGGCAGCGCATCTTCCAACTGATGGCCGAGAACAGCCGCTGGGACCTGCGCGATGCCGAGGTGGGCGGCTACATGGAACGGTCGTTCGACTTCATCGTGGATTTGATGCGGCGGCTGGACCACTCCGAGCCATACCGCCACGACCCGTCAGGCGAGGAGCGACTGCGCCGTGCCAAGCGCGTACGGCGCCAGGCGCTCCGCGACGGCGGGGAGGACGCGGTGCGCGAGCAGGCGCACCAGCACTTCGGACTTCCGGCCCCGGGCCTGGACTACGCCAAAGGGCTGCCGGTGCCGGTCTATGATCCGAGCCGCGCAGCGAGCAGCTGA
- the gatB gene encoding Asp-tRNA(Asn)/Glu-tRNA(Gln) amidotransferase subunit GatB → MSTAGFDALAQRYEMVVGLEVHVQLKTATKAFCACSATFGAPPNTNTCPVCLALPGALPVLNAHAVELAVRAALAIECTVHPVSIFARKNYFYPDLPKGYQISQFDRPLATGGHLAAGERTVGITRVHMEEDAGKSIHDRYPGVTAIDLNRAGVPLIEIVSEPDMRSAADASAYLHALKQVLEYVDVSDVSMEEGSLRVDANISVRPHGASALGTKTEVKNMNSFSGVERALEAEFVRQCVLIDAGGRVEQQTMLWDGNAEEVRPARSKEGSHDYRYFPEPDLPPLVLEPDFVDRARQRLPELPAARRARYAVAYGLGAYDIEVLTTSPRVSSYFEETVRAHGDAKAAANWVMGEVLAALKAGGGDITAFPIDPPHLAALLDLVRDGVVSHTAGKQIFAVMRASGGEPADIAKREGLVQVSDEGALGAWIDEVIAALPNEAERFRKGEKKLQGVLIGAVMKKSKGSADPKRVAQLLAARLGS, encoded by the coding sequence ATGAGCACCGCGGGTTTCGACGCGCTCGCCCAGCGCTACGAGATGGTCGTGGGGCTCGAGGTGCACGTGCAACTCAAGACCGCTACCAAGGCGTTCTGCGCGTGCTCGGCCACGTTCGGCGCGCCCCCCAATACCAATACCTGCCCCGTGTGCCTGGCCCTCCCGGGCGCCCTCCCCGTGCTCAACGCGCATGCGGTGGAGCTGGCCGTGCGCGCCGCCCTGGCGATCGAGTGCACGGTGCATCCCGTCTCGATCTTCGCGCGCAAGAACTACTTCTATCCTGATCTGCCCAAGGGCTACCAGATCTCCCAGTTCGACCGGCCGCTGGCCACGGGGGGCCACCTCGCCGCGGGCGAGCGCACCGTCGGCATCACGCGCGTCCACATGGAAGAGGACGCTGGGAAGTCCATTCACGATCGCTATCCCGGCGTCACCGCCATCGACCTCAACCGGGCCGGCGTGCCGCTGATCGAGATCGTCAGCGAGCCCGATATGCGCTCAGCCGCTGACGCCTCCGCGTATCTCCACGCGCTCAAGCAGGTGCTCGAATACGTCGACGTGAGCGACGTGAGCATGGAGGAAGGTTCGCTCCGCGTGGACGCCAACATCAGCGTGCGCCCGCACGGGGCCTCGGCCCTCGGCACCAAGACCGAGGTCAAGAACATGAACTCCTTCTCGGGAGTCGAGCGGGCGTTGGAGGCCGAGTTCGTACGCCAGTGCGTCCTGATCGACGCGGGTGGGCGCGTCGAACAGCAAACCATGCTATGGGACGGCAACGCCGAGGAAGTACGGCCGGCCCGAAGCAAGGAAGGGAGCCACGACTACCGATACTTTCCGGAGCCCGACCTGCCGCCGCTCGTCCTCGAGCCCGACTTCGTGGACCGTGCCCGTCAGCGGCTGCCGGAGCTGCCGGCGGCGCGCCGGGCCCGGTACGCGGTGGCGTACGGCCTGGGCGCATACGACATCGAGGTGCTCACGACAAGCCCGCGCGTGTCCTCCTATTTCGAGGAAACGGTCCGCGCCCATGGGGACGCCAAGGCCGCGGCCAATTGGGTGATGGGCGAGGTGCTCGCCGCGCTCAAGGCGGGCGGAGGAGACATCACTGCGTTCCCGATCGATCCGCCCCACCTGGCGGCCCTGCTCGATCTCGTGCGCGACGGCGTCGTGAGCCACACGGCGGGCAAGCAGATCTTCGCCGTCATGCGCGCGTCGGGCGGCGAGCCGGCCGACATCGCGAAGCGCGAAGGGCTCGTGCAGGTGTCGGACGAGGGCGCCCTCGGTGCGTGGATCGACGAGGTCATCGCCGCCCTGCCGAACGAGGCCGAGCGGTTCCGCAAGGGCGAGAAGAAGCTGCAGGGCGTGTTGATCGGCGCCGTGATGAAAAAGTCCAAGGGGAGCGCCGATCCGAAGCGCGTGGCTCAGCTGCTCGCTGCGCGGCTCGGATCATAG
- the gatA gene encoding Asp-tRNA(Asn)/Glu-tRNA(Gln) amidotransferase subunit GatA has protein sequence MSAAAREAVAAAIRRADEVGAGKDGLNIFAWRDDADASAQANAAPDGPLAALPVAVKDNIATTTLPTTCGSRILRGYVSPYEASVVTRLRAAGGVVFGKTNMDEFAMGSSTEHSAYGPTRNPVAPDRVPGGSSGGSAAAVAAGIVRISLGSETGGSVRQPAALCGVVGVKPTYGRVSRYGLVAFASSLDQVGVFGASVDDAALALGVIAGRDPRDATSVDHPVPDYRAAAGASLKGVVIGKPREYFPDDLEPRVRERCARALELLRGQGAQIRDVSLPHTALAIPVYYIVAPAEASSNLARFDGVRYGLRLEGDGLRGMYEATRSQGFGTEVTRRIMLGTYVLSAGYYEAYYRKAQQVRQLITQDFARAFASGVHLLFTPTTPNPAFPIGATTDPYEMYLNDIFTATANLAGVPAMSQPIGRVDRLPVGGQLIAPHFEEARMFAAAYALERALGAEAHR, from the coding sequence GTGAGCGCGGCGGCGCGCGAGGCGGTGGCCGCCGCCATACGCCGTGCCGACGAGGTCGGGGCGGGGAAGGACGGCCTCAACATCTTCGCGTGGCGGGACGATGCCGACGCCTCTGCCCAGGCCAACGCCGCCCCCGACGGACCCTTGGCCGCGCTCCCGGTGGCCGTGAAGGACAACATCGCCACGACCACGCTCCCGACGACCTGCGGGTCGCGCATCCTGCGCGGCTACGTCAGCCCGTACGAGGCCAGCGTGGTCACACGGCTCCGTGCCGCCGGCGGCGTCGTATTTGGAAAGACGAATATGGACGAGTTCGCCATGGGGTCGTCCACCGAGCACAGCGCGTACGGCCCCACCCGCAACCCGGTGGCGCCCGACCGCGTACCCGGCGGCTCGTCGGGCGGATCCGCGGCCGCGGTGGCCGCCGGCATCGTGCGCATCAGCCTCGGATCGGAGACCGGCGGATCGGTGCGGCAACCCGCCGCACTCTGCGGCGTGGTCGGCGTGAAGCCCACCTACGGGCGCGTGAGCCGCTATGGACTGGTCGCGTTCGCCTCGTCGCTCGACCAGGTCGGGGTGTTCGGGGCGTCGGTGGACGATGCCGCGCTGGCGCTGGGCGTGATCGCCGGTCGCGATCCACGCGACGCCACCTCGGTGGACCATCCCGTGCCTGACTATCGCGCCGCGGCCGGCGCGTCGCTCAAGGGCGTGGTGATCGGAAAGCCGCGCGAGTATTTCCCCGACGACCTCGAGCCACGCGTGCGCGAGCGGTGCGCCCGCGCGCTGGAGCTGCTCCGCGGCCAGGGCGCCCAGATACGCGACGTGTCGCTGCCCCATACGGCTCTCGCCATCCCCGTCTACTACATCGTGGCGCCGGCCGAAGCGTCGTCCAACCTCGCGCGGTTCGACGGCGTGCGGTATGGACTGCGGCTCGAAGGCGATGGTCTGCGCGGCATGTACGAGGCCACCCGTTCCCAGGGGTTCGGCACCGAAGTGACCCGCCGCATCATGCTCGGCACGTACGTGCTGTCGGCGGGCTACTACGAGGCGTACTACCGCAAGGCGCAACAAGTCCGGCAGCTCATCACCCAGGACTTCGCGCGCGCATTCGCGAGCGGCGTGCACCTGCTGTTCACACCCACCACGCCGAACCCGGCGTTCCCGATCGGCGCCACGACCGATCCGTACGAGATGTATCTCAACGACATCTTCACCGCGACGGCCAACCTGGCTGGAGTGCCGGCGATGTCGCAGCCCATCGGACGCGTCGACCGCCTGCCGGTGGGCGGCCAGCTGATCGCACCGCATTTCGAAGAGGCGCGCATGTTCGCGGCCGCCTACGCGCTCGAGCGCGCCCTCGGCGCCGAGGCCCACCGATGA
- the gatC gene encoding Asp-tRNA(Asn)/Glu-tRNA(Gln) amidotransferase subunit GatC, giving the protein MAVSLDDVRHIAALARLGLTDQRAQALTAELNTILGHMDVLARVDTSAVAAAGESATGMPLRADAGPPDALVRGPDAFSPSVRDGLLLVPRLATHETGEES; this is encoded by the coding sequence GTGGCCGTCTCGCTCGACGACGTACGACACATCGCGGCGCTGGCCCGGCTGGGGCTCACCGACCAGCGCGCGCAGGCGCTGACCGCCGAGTTGAATACCATCCTCGGGCATATGGACGTGCTCGCCCGGGTCGATACCTCCGCCGTGGCGGCGGCCGGCGAATCGGCCACCGGCATGCCGCTTCGCGCGGATGCCGGCCCGCCCGACGCGCTGGTTCGGGGCCCCGACGCCTTCTCCCCGTCGGTGCGCGACGGACTGCTGCTCGTGCCGCGCCTCGCGACGCATGAGACTGGAGAGGAGTCGTGA
- a CDS encoding UvrD-helicase domain-containing protein gives MSRSSQDALLDGLNPAQREAVLHHEGPLLVLAGAGSGKTRVLTRRIARLILEHGVRPSRILAVTFTNKAAGEMRDRIAGLLEHEPAGMWAGTFHSVGARLLRATAHLVGRAPAYTIYDENDVEAVVKRLMERHRVSPKQYAVRAVRGAISDAKNALVTPEEFASLARDPFAQAVAAVYADYEPTLRRANAADFDDLLLLPVRILEQHPDELDRFRARFHHLLVDEYQDTNRAQYRLVQLLGAGHGNVCVVGDDDQSIYGWRGADIRNILDFEKDFPNAHVVRLEENYRSTPPILALANAVISVNTDRMGKTLRATRSGGDRVTAVRALDERDEADWLVEELRRQRTADGWQLRDFAVLYRTNAQSRALEEALRRHAMPYRLVGAVRFYDRREIRDLMGYLKLIANPSDDEAFRRAIAVPRRGVGDATVDLLAERARAAGIPLFDAATRDDCLDGVRPATRTALADFCALTARFRDRARESAVDELLSALVAEIRYTEYLGAEGEEMARDRLDNVRELIAGASETVADVEGEVGLSPLDVFLQRASLVADVDKLAADADAVTLMTLHNAKGLEFPVVFIAGLEDGLFPLARAYDDPKMLEEERRLFYVGITRAERRLYLLHAESRRRNGEFLPSRPSSFLAAVPDGMLDRQDTIRVRSSGRGAMAGFAGRADTRRSGGWGGGSSQIFDDDIFPSSSAAARRPGRPIGGVAVEDESQDAATIAVGARVKHRKFGSGTIAEITGAGAQTKVRVDFDDDAVGRKTLVVAQANLERGID, from the coding sequence ATGTCGCGCTCCTCACAAGATGCGCTGCTCGACGGGCTCAATCCCGCGCAGCGCGAAGCGGTGCTCCATCACGAAGGCCCTCTGCTCGTGCTCGCTGGCGCCGGCTCCGGCAAGACGCGCGTGCTCACCCGGCGCATCGCGCGCCTGATCCTGGAGCACGGGGTGCGCCCGTCGCGGATCCTCGCCGTCACGTTCACGAACAAGGCCGCCGGCGAGATGCGTGACCGCATTGCCGGGCTGCTCGAGCACGAGCCGGCAGGGATGTGGGCCGGCACCTTCCACAGTGTCGGCGCACGGCTCCTGCGCGCTACCGCGCACCTCGTGGGCCGTGCTCCCGCGTACACCATCTATGACGAGAACGATGTCGAGGCGGTGGTGAAGCGCCTCATGGAGCGCCACCGCGTCTCGCCCAAGCAGTACGCGGTACGCGCCGTGCGTGGCGCCATCTCCGACGCCAAGAATGCCCTCGTCACCCCCGAAGAATTCGCATCGCTGGCCCGCGACCCGTTCGCCCAGGCCGTGGCCGCGGTGTACGCCGACTACGAGCCCACGCTGCGCCGGGCCAACGCGGCCGACTTCGACGACCTGCTGCTGCTTCCCGTCCGGATCCTGGAACAGCACCCCGACGAACTCGACCGCTTTCGCGCGCGCTTCCACCACCTGCTCGTGGATGAGTACCAGGACACCAACCGCGCGCAGTACCGGCTCGTGCAGTTGCTCGGCGCCGGGCACGGCAACGTGTGCGTGGTCGGCGACGACGACCAGTCCATCTACGGCTGGCGCGGTGCCGACATCCGCAACATCCTCGACTTCGAGAAGGACTTTCCCAACGCTCACGTCGTGCGCCTGGAGGAGAACTACCGCTCCACGCCGCCCATTCTCGCACTGGCCAACGCCGTCATCTCCGTCAACACCGATCGCATGGGCAAGACCCTGCGCGCCACGCGCAGCGGCGGCGATCGAGTGACCGCGGTGCGCGCCCTCGACGAGCGCGACGAGGCCGATTGGCTGGTCGAGGAACTGCGCCGTCAGCGCACGGCCGACGGGTGGCAGCTCCGCGACTTCGCCGTGCTGTACCGGACCAACGCCCAGAGCCGCGCCCTGGAAGAGGCGCTGCGCCGTCACGCCATGCCGTACCGCCTGGTCGGCGCCGTTCGGTTCTACGACCGCCGCGAGATCCGCGACCTCATGGGGTACCTCAAGCTCATCGCGAACCCCTCCGACGACGAGGCGTTCCGCCGCGCGATCGCCGTCCCCCGCCGCGGCGTTGGGGATGCCACCGTGGACCTGCTCGCCGAGCGCGCGAGGGCCGCGGGGATCCCGCTGTTCGACGCTGCGACGCGCGACGACTGCCTGGATGGCGTCCGCCCCGCAACGCGCACCGCACTCGCCGACTTCTGCGCGCTCACCGCCCGGTTCCGCGACCGGGCACGCGAGTCGGCCGTGGACGAGTTGCTCAGTGCGCTCGTCGCCGAGATCCGGTACACCGAGTACCTGGGCGCGGAGGGTGAGGAGATGGCGCGCGACCGCCTCGACAATGTGCGTGAACTCATCGCCGGCGCCTCGGAAACGGTGGCCGACGTCGAGGGCGAGGTTGGCCTCAGTCCGCTCGATGTCTTTCTCCAGCGCGCCAGCCTCGTGGCCGACGTCGACAAGCTGGCCGCCGACGCCGACGCCGTGACGCTGATGACGCTGCACAACGCCAAGGGGCTCGAGTTTCCCGTGGTGTTCATCGCCGGCCTCGAAGACGGTCTCTTTCCGCTCGCCCGGGCCTACGACGATCCGAAAATGCTCGAGGAGGAGCGGCGCCTGTTCTACGTGGGGATCACACGCGCCGAGCGTCGCCTGTACCTGCTGCACGCCGAGTCGCGCCGCCGCAACGGCGAGTTCCTCCCGTCGCGGCCGTCGAGCTTCCTCGCCGCGGTGCCCGACGGCATGCTCGACCGGCAGGACACCATCCGCGTACGGAGCAGCGGGCGCGGTGCGATGGCGGGATTCGCCGGACGCGCCGACACCCGTCGCAGTGGTGGATGGGGGGGAGGCTCGTCGCAGATCTTCGACGACGATATTTTCCCTTCGAGTTCGGCGGCGGCCCGCCGCCCCGGCCGGCCCATCGGCGGGGTGGCCGTCGAAGACGAATCGCAGGACGCGGCGACCATCGCCGTGGGAGCGCGGGTCAAGCACCGGAAGTTCGGCTCCGGCACCATCGCCGAGATCACCGGTGCTGGCGCGCAGACCAAGGTGCGGGTGGATTTCGACGACGACGCGGTGGGCCGTAAGACGCTCGTCGTCGCGCAGGCGAATCTCGAACGCGGAATCGACTAG
- a CDS encoding HAMP domain-containing sensor histidine kinase has translation MRRGAPEVLVATLIVLLLGSYVFYTQHVVNSLRVAAARSSTMYARVYRALGDTTEGAALQALLDISRDIREQGVPLIVTEGTGVPLFHANLPFDPHDSLGNDNPGIRRYVLVLDRQNPPVVDALLQVHYGNTPLVYWLRIIPPLQAITALLLLLAGFFIIRTRSDAAREHLWAGMARESAHQLGTPLSSIAGWIELLDERGEHDPAAQAMARHMRADVDRLDRVAHRFERIGREPKRDPVDLTALVDRVANYFRARVPTLANTIVIDVEHPDGALTVSGDAVLLEWAVEVLVKNALDAMAGRGGRIALSAARLPERGYRIRVADEGPGIPRELRDRVFEPGFSTKQAGWGIGLSLAKRIVEENHGGRLVLVPTDRGATFDVILH, from the coding sequence ATGCGTCGCGGCGCGCCCGAAGTGCTCGTTGCCACGCTGATCGTCCTCCTGCTCGGCTCATACGTGTTCTACACGCAACACGTGGTGAACTCGCTGCGCGTCGCGGCGGCACGGTCGAGCACCATGTATGCCCGGGTCTACCGCGCCCTCGGCGATACCACCGAAGGCGCCGCGCTTCAGGCGCTGCTCGACATCTCGCGCGACATCCGCGAACAGGGCGTCCCGCTCATCGTCACCGAAGGCACCGGCGTGCCGCTCTTCCATGCCAACCTGCCGTTCGACCCGCACGATTCCTTGGGCAACGACAACCCGGGGATCCGCCGCTACGTGCTCGTCCTCGATCGGCAGAACCCGCCAGTGGTGGACGCGCTGCTGCAGGTGCACTACGGCAACACGCCCCTCGTGTACTGGCTGCGGATCATTCCCCCGCTCCAGGCGATCACCGCCCTGCTGCTGCTGCTCGCCGGGTTCTTCATCATCCGCACGCGCAGCGACGCGGCGCGCGAGCACCTGTGGGCCGGCATGGCGCGCGAGTCGGCGCACCAGCTCGGCACCCCGCTGTCCAGCATCGCCGGATGGATCGAACTGCTCGACGAACGCGGCGAGCACGACCCGGCGGCGCAGGCCATGGCGCGCCACATGCGCGCCGACGTGGACCGGCTGGATCGCGTGGCGCATCGCTTTGAACGCATCGGACGGGAGCCCAAGCGCGATCCGGTGGATCTCACGGCGCTCGTCGATCGCGTGGCGAACTACTTCCGGGCGCGCGTGCCGACCCTCGCCAACACCATCGTCATCGACGTCGAGCATCCCGACGGCGCGCTGACCGTGTCCGGCGACGCCGTGCTGCTCGAATGGGCGGTCGAGGTGCTGGTCAAGAACGCGCTCGATGCCATGGCAGGGCGGGGTGGCCGGATCGCGCTCTCCGCAGCCCGGCTTCCCGAACGGGGCTACCGCATCCGGGTGGCCGACGAAGGCCCCGGCATTCCCCGCGAACTGCGCGACCGCGTGTTCGAACCCGGCTTCTCCACGAAGCAGGCCGGATGGGGGATCGGGCTGTCGCTCGCCAAACGCATCGTCGAGGAGAACCACGGAGGGCGTTTGGTGCTCGTGCCCACCGACCGGGGTGCGACGTTCGACGTTATACTTCATTGA
- the serS gene encoding serine--tRNA ligase, which translates to MHDPRMLRERIDVLRNAARRRGAADALLPVIARGEALDKDRRALITAVEEKKAARNAASQEVARRKRAKEAAGDLIAEGRALGAAIAAEEASLAEIEVALHQVLLEIPNVTLPDVPEGGEAHNVIVKAWGTPRAPTGVRPHWEIMANLGMLDQERAAKISGSGFVVYRGRGSRLVRSLLSMFMDVHSREHGYEEIWPPQLVTRSTMTGTGQLPKFEDDAYGTRGDDLFLIPTAEVPVTNLYRDEILDGAQLPMAFVAYSRCYRREAGSAGKDTRGILRTHEFDKVELVRYSADDDSERQLEVLTRHAETMLERLEIPYRRKLLAAGDTGFSSAKTYDLEAWAPGVGAWLEVSSCSTFTDFQARRANIRYRPAPGEKPRFVHTLNGSGLAFPRTIACLLEHHQQPDGSVAIPVALQPYLGLDRLA; encoded by the coding sequence ATGCACGACCCCCGTATGCTGCGCGAACGGATCGACGTGCTGCGCAACGCGGCGCGCCGGCGAGGAGCGGCCGACGCGCTTCTGCCCGTCATCGCGCGGGGTGAAGCGCTCGACAAGGACCGCCGCGCGCTCATCACCGCGGTAGAAGAGAAGAAGGCGGCGCGCAATGCCGCTTCCCAGGAAGTGGCCCGCCGCAAACGCGCCAAGGAAGCCGCCGGCGATCTGATCGCGGAGGGGAGAGCGCTGGGCGCTGCCATCGCCGCCGAGGAGGCCAGCCTCGCCGAGATCGAAGTGGCGCTCCATCAGGTGCTGCTCGAGATCCCCAACGTCACACTCCCCGACGTGCCCGAGGGTGGGGAGGCCCACAACGTCATCGTGAAGGCGTGGGGCACGCCGCGAGCGCCGACGGGCGTCCGGCCGCACTGGGAGATCATGGCGAACCTCGGGATGCTCGATCAGGAACGCGCGGCGAAGATCAGCGGCTCCGGGTTCGTCGTCTATCGCGGCCGCGGATCGCGCCTCGTGCGCTCGCTGCTCTCGATGTTCATGGACGTCCACTCACGCGAGCATGGGTACGAGGAAATCTGGCCGCCGCAGCTCGTCACCCGCTCGACGATGACCGGCACCGGCCAGCTTCCCAAGTTCGAGGACGATGCCTACGGCACCCGGGGCGACGACCTCTTTCTGATCCCCACCGCCGAGGTCCCGGTCACCAATCTCTACCGCGACGAGATCCTGGACGGCGCCCAACTGCCGATGGCGTTCGTGGCCTATTCGCGATGCTACCGTCGCGAGGCGGGATCGGCCGGGAAGGATACGCGGGGCATCCTGCGGACCCATGAGTTCGACAAGGTCGAACTGGTGCGCTACTCCGCCGACGACGACTCCGAGCGCCAGCTCGAGGTGCTCACCCGGCATGCCGAGACGATGCTCGAACGACTGGAGATCCCGTATCGCCGCAAGCTGCTGGCCGCCGGAGACACCGGCTTCTCGTCGGCCAAGACGTACGACCTCGAAGCGTGGGCGCCGGGAGTGGGCGCGTGGCTCGAAGTATCGTCGTGCAGCACGTTCACCGACTTCCAGGCGCGGCGGGCCAACATCCGCTACCGGCCGGCGCCGGGCGAGAAGCCGAGGTTCGTCCACACGCTCAATGGCTCGGGGCTCGCCTTCCCGCGCACCATCGCGTGCCTCCTCGAGCATCACCAGCAGCCCGATGGATCGGTCGCGATTCCGGTGGCGCTGCAGCCGTACCTAGGGTTGGATCGGCTCGCGTGA
- a CDS encoding roadblock/LC7 domain-containing protein has translation MASIRDLVAAIRQRDGVEAAVVLGRDGLLIDSQVVAGLDPEDLAARIPPIIASSDDLGAASGRGELVTAVLEHRDGLALVSALTSEAVLFVLLAPGANVGQLLYELRRNREHIAALV, from the coding sequence ATGGCGAGCATTCGTGACCTCGTCGCCGCCATCCGGCAGCGCGATGGGGTGGAGGCCGCGGTCGTCCTCGGCCGCGACGGACTGTTGATAGACAGCCAGGTGGTCGCCGGCCTCGATCCGGAGGATCTGGCGGCGCGCATCCCGCCCATCATCGCCTCGTCCGACGACCTCGGCGCGGCCAGCGGACGCGGCGAATTGGTGACGGCCGTGCTCGAGCACCGCGACGGACTGGCTCTCGTGTCCGCCCTGACCAGCGAGGCCGTGCTGTTCGTGCTGCTCGCGCCGGGAGCGAACGTCGGCCAACTGCTGTACGAATTGCGCCGAAATCGAGAGCACATCGCCGCACTCGTTTGA
- a CDS encoding response regulator, whose product MLVADDEPHIGRIIKMKLEQGPFRVSLAYDGREALALLEQSPDIGLVLLDVMMPYQSGLDVLAIMRADPRWRDVPCIMLTAAGEAEYQRRAMATGASEFLTKPFSPKRLYARAAELVGLSSDGMGADIA is encoded by the coding sequence GTGCTCGTCGCCGACGACGAACCGCACATCGGTCGGATCATCAAGATGAAGCTGGAGCAGGGCCCGTTCCGGGTCTCCCTCGCATATGACGGCCGGGAAGCGCTCGCCCTGTTGGAACAGTCGCCCGACATCGGTCTCGTGCTGCTGGACGTGATGATGCCGTACCAGAGCGGGCTGGATGTGCTGGCGATCATGCGCGCCGACCCGCGGTGGCGCGACGTGCCGTGCATCATGCTCACGGCAGCCGGCGAGGCCGAGTACCAGCGGCGCGCGATGGCCACGGGGGCCAGCGAATTCCTCACCAAGCCGTTCAGCCCCAAGCGCCTGTATGCGCGCGCCGCGGAACTGGTCGGGCTCTCATCCGATGGCATGGGAGCGGACATCGCATGA
- a CDS encoding sugar phosphate nucleotidyltransferase — protein sequence MTRWVVVLAGGVGSRFWPVSTPERPKQLLPLVSEQPLLRDALDRVRPLADGGHTLILTNASLVPAIAALAPEIPPANLVAEPRPAGTAAALAWAAHRIATADGPEATMISVHADWAVGDADGFRRALTRAADAAERHTSLVTVGIVPSRPDPGFGYIQPADEVAPGVWRVARFVEKPDAARAAEMCVQGYLWNSGIFVWRVGDYLEELAAHTPEVAPALAAHGNDLGAFFAHVTPISVDVGVMERSARVLVMPGDFGWDDIGVWGALLRVRRRDAQGNAMSGDAYAVEARNNVVHAEHGTVVLYGVHDLVVVTRDGLTVITTVEKSHALKALLAQLPAPVRDQR from the coding sequence ATGACTCGATGGGTGGTGGTCCTGGCGGGAGGCGTGGGATCGCGGTTCTGGCCGGTCAGCACGCCCGAGCGGCCCAAGCAGCTCCTGCCGCTGGTGAGCGAGCAGCCCCTGCTCCGGGACGCGCTCGACCGGGTGCGCCCGTTGGCAGACGGTGGGCACACGCTGATACTCACCAACGCGTCGCTCGTTCCCGCCATCGCGGCGCTGGCCCCCGAGATCCCGCCGGCCAACCTGGTGGCCGAACCGCGGCCGGCGGGCACCGCCGCGGCGCTGGCCTGGGCGGCGCACCGCATCGCAACCGCCGACGGTCCCGAGGCGACCATGATCTCGGTGCACGCCGACTGGGCGGTGGGCGACGCCGATGGCTTTCGCCGCGCCCTGACCCGCGCCGCAGACGCTGCCGAGCGCCACACCAGCTTGGTGACCGTGGGCATCGTGCCCTCCCGTCCCGATCCGGGATTCGGCTACATCCAGCCGGCTGACGAAGTGGCGCCCGGTGTGTGGCGGGTGGCGCGGTTCGTAGAGAAGCCCGACGCGGCGCGGGCCGCGGAAATGTGCGTGCAGGGCTACCTCTGGAATTCCGGGATCTTCGTGTGGCGCGTGGGCGACTATCTGGAAGAACTGGCGGCGCATACGCCGGAGGTGGCGCCTGCGCTGGCGGCCCACGGCAACGACCTGGGGGCGTTCTTCGCGCACGTCACGCCGATTTCGGTTGACGTTGGCGTGATGGAGCGGAGCGCGCGCGTGCTGGTAATGCCCGGCGACTTCGGCTGGGACGACATTGGCGTGTGGGGGGCGCTGCTCCGGGTTCGCCGACGCGACGCCCAGGGCAACGCGATGTCCGGCGACGCCTACGCCGTCGAGGCCCGCAACAACGTGGTGCACGCCGAACATGGCACCGTCGTGCTGTATGGCGTGCATGACCTCGTGGTGGTCACGCGCGACGGCCTGACCGTGATCACGACGGTGGAGAAGTCGCACGCGCTCAAAGCACTGCTGGCGCAACTCCCGGCGCCGGTGCGAGACCAGCGATGA